Within Vicia villosa cultivar HV-30 ecotype Madison, WI linkage group LG1, Vvil1.0, whole genome shotgun sequence, the genomic segment GATCTGGGTTTCGAGTTTCGATTTTGGTACCGAGTGGATCTTATGTGAAAAAGCTTTCTGGTAGAACTGGTGTATTTTTACCTTGTCATTATGATAGTACTACCCATTTAGTCTCACAAGAGAATAggtaaacaatttatttcttattttgcccctttcattttttaaataaatttttccttttattttttataattttgttttgtgTTTGATAGTGTTCCTTATTATGTGTGTTGTGCTCTGCTATAACTAAGTCGTGGATCTAGATTTATTGTTGGCTACAAGAAACACACTTTTGAAGCAACAAAGATTAACTACCGACTGGAAGATGCAGTCAACTGTGAAATTTGTCTACCTCAAGAGTAGACTTTATGACTTTTGTTCTCTAATCAAAGGATGTCATATTTAAtattctgtaaaaaaaaaaatagcagTAGAAACTTAGTAGTAGTAGGAACTTGTTTCTTAAAGTTTTATATGATATTTGGTTTTAAACCAATAAAATTCATTGGTGAGGTAGCTAAGAGGTATTTAAGTTTAGTTGCAATAACAAAGTCCAATTCTTGAGTAAAATAGATTTTAGCATTTGGGATATGATTTGAGCTTTTGGAATGTTTTTTTAATGCAACCAATGCTCataagaaaaacattaaaaaattgtAGTTAATGTGGTGAATCAGAAAGAAAAAGAAGTACCTAGAGAAGAGGAGGTGAGTTCACCTCAAATGAGTTCAACAGTTATTGTGCTGTTAATAGGATTAAGAGGCAACTGACTACAGCATACACCCCTCAGCAAAATGGGGTGTCTGAGAGGAATAATAGAACTTTACTTAATATGGTAAGAAGCATGATGTCTGCTAGGAGTGTACCTAAGCAATTCTGGCCTGAAGCAGTGAAATGGGCTGCACATGTAATGAATAGGTGCCCTACACATGCTTTAAAGGATGTTACACCTGAAGAAGCTTGGAGAGGGGTGAAACCCTCTGTGCATCACTTCAAGGTCTTTGGATGCCTAGCCAATGTTCATATTCCTGATGTTCACAGAAGAAAATTGGATAATAAAAGCATCAAGTGTGTCCTACTGGGCATTAGTGAAGAGTCAAAGGCATATAAACTTTATAATCCAGTTGAGAGAAAGATAATTGTCAGCAGAGATGTAGTCTTTGAAGAATCCAAGGGGTGGAATTGGAACAATTCAAGGGCAGCCAAGCAAATAGAGCATGTAagtgaagatgaagaaaatgatGAGGTTGAGATACAATCTGAGCCAGAAGAGAGTTCTAGTGATGATAGGGCTGAAAAAAATAATGAGGAAAGTCCTAATGATGATCATTCAAATGAAGAATCAGAAACTGAGCAGGCTGTCTCAGTTGATCCACCTGCAAGGAAAAGAAATCCACCTGGATATCTAAGAGACTATGTGACAGACCTGGAAAATGTGGAGAACCAAACTGATCCCATTCAGAATCTAGCAATTGCAATGATCAGCTCCAATGAAGATCCAAGTTCCTATGAGGAAGCAGCAAAATCAGTCATATGGAAGAAGGCTATGGATTGTGAAATGCAGTCAATTGAAGACAATGATACTTGGCAATTGACAACTCTTCCACAAGGTGTGAAGGCTATTGGTGTCAAATggattttcaaaaccaaatacAATGAAAAGGGACAGGTTAAAAAGCATAAAGCAAGATTGGTAGCAAAGGGTTATGCACAAAAGTATGGAATTGATTATAGTGAAGTCTTTGCTCCTGTTGCAAGGTGGGATACTATAAGAACAATTCTTGCTCTGGCTGCTCACAATCAATGGAGTGTATTTCAATTAGATGTAAAAAGTGCCTTCCTACATGGAGATCTAAGTGAGGATGTATATGTTGAGCAACCACTGGGGTATCACAAGGGTGAAATAAATCAAGTCTACAAGCTTAAGAAGGCTTTGTATGGGCTGAGACAGGCACCTAGAGCCTGCTACAGTAAGATAGAACTGTTTTTTTGTACTGAAGAGTTTGACAAGTGCTCTCATGAACCCACCCTGTTTGTCAAACATGGAAACAAGGGAAAGATACTCATTGTAAGCTTGTATGTAGATGATCTAATCTACACTGGAAATGATGAAGAGATGACAATAGCTTTCAAGCACTCTATGAAAGAAAAATCTGCTATGACAGATTTGGGAAAAATAAAGTATTTTCTGCGAATTGAAGTCAATCAAAGCAGCCAAGGAATATTCATTCATCAGCAGAAATATGCATCAGAAATTCTTGCAAGGTTTGGCATGGAAGGTTGTAACAAAGTGTGCATTCCAATTGTGCCTGGATGCAAACTTGTGAAAGATGAGAAAGGAAAAGCCACAAATGCTACACTCTACAAGAGGATGATTGGATGTCTGATGTATTTGTTAGCTACAAGGCCAGACATGACCTTCTCAGTCTGCTTGACTGCAAGGTACATGGAAAGACCTACTGAGTTACATGTTGCAGCTGTAAAGAGGATTATGAGATACTTGAAAGGAACACTAAGTTTTGGAATTTtgtataagaaagaaactagtgGTAGCTTGATAATACAGGGCTGGACTGATTCTGACTATGCAGGAGACCATGATGACAGGAAAAGCACCTCTGGATATGTCTTTACAATGGGATCAAGTGCAGTGTGCTGGTCTTCAAAGAAACAGCCAATTGTCACTCTATCCACCACTGAAGCAGAGTTTGTATAAGTAGTTTCGAGTGCTTGTCAGTGTGTCTGGTTGAGAACTGTGCTGCAACATCTGTGTGTAAAGCAGAGTGACTGCACTATCATTAACTGTGACAACAGTTCTTCCATCAAGCTATCAAAGAATCCCATTATGCATGGTAGGTGCAAGCATATCGATGTAAGATATCATTTCCTAAGAGAACTCGGCAATAATGGAGTCATTGAGCTGAAATTCTGCAGGTCACAGGATCAATTGGCAGACATCATGACCAAGGCTTTAATAGTTGAAACCTTCTTCAAGTTAAGGGAGGGCATGGGAATGTGTGACTCAAGCAACATCAAATGACAGTTACTGTTTAATCCAGCACTTGTATATTCTACTGTTTGGTGTTATAGTTTAGTTGATCTATTCTCTGTATAGGGCCTAAATAGGAAGAGGCCCAAACATGTATATTGAGTGATTAACTTGTAGCCCATATAAGGCATGAGGAATAAGGAATGAACAGTGGTTGGAACCTTTTGCATAACAGTGTGGACAACTTTTCAACAATATTCTTCAAAGgatccgatcgagttggatgtgaaacttcaaagatcgggagaaGATCTTATCAAAATGTTACGCCATCCTCAACTACCCGTTTAGAACAATATTTAACGTTAAATTTATGTTGAACTATCTATGTAATttcgattatttatgataaatctATGCTTTGTTGCTTTGTTGATATGGATTCTGTCCTAGACGTATTTTCAAATATGCACATTCAAATtcactatttttctaaaaaaatgtgaCTTTGAAGATGAATATGCAAAGAcacctttttcaaaaaaaaagataatGACTTCGAAGATGCATATCGAATACACCTTTTTCCTAACAAAAAGTGATTTCGAAGATGTATATCCGAAATATagaaatattttaaagttttcacTAGATGTACCTAAGGTGTATGAGTgcataaagaaattctcttaagTTAAACTCCTCCTATGAGTCAAATTTTGTCCAGCTTAATTGTAACGTGCTTTGTGGAGTCGACGAAGAAACTAACTTCTGTCTTCAATCTCTTCGatgattgattttgtttgtttagttgatgttttcaatttatatttagtttattttgaTAAAGTGCTTATATTGAATGCTTGTTTATTGGATTTACAGTACGTTCAGATCTTAACAATATCCCTGGAATTAGCTGTTACAATTTATTTTGTTTTCCTATTAGTTTCTCCCATCATCCCATGGCATTGATCTTTTTAAGACGATGCCATCCACATTGAAAGCAAACCGAATGAGGATTGGGTTCCTTCAAAACTGATTTCAACATATATTCTAGGTTAAATTACTCCcaaggtcctttaagttatttaattgtaatagTTTGGTCattcaagttttttttgtaacaacttgGTTCTTTTGGGTGATATCTGCCTCCTTTTTCTCTCGTTTTAATCATTTAGAAATGTTGATTGTTGTGTTTTTGGAAGCACTTCATCATTTTTACATTCCTCAAAATAATTGAATCCACAATTAGCATATTTTCTCGGTTAAAAAAGAATAATGGTGCACACATTAGATAACATAAAGGGCCTAGTTGTAGCAAAAATAACATGAACGACCaaactgttacaattaaataacttaaagtaccttgggagtaatttaacctatattttaataaaatttccaCGATGAACTTTAACATAGTTTCAAGAACCCGATTTGAATCCATGCTGCTATTGCAGCGCTTTGAAGAACCACCTTCCTCCATTTTGGACAAGGAGATAATGATTTCCAAACATCTAAAGCAGCATGATCTTTCATATCTACTAAGAAAAAGTATCCATCCTTCATATCTACAAATTCTACCCTGTTGCTCTTGGTCCATTACCTTTTGAATGTAGTTTTTCAACATTTTTAAATTTGTTCTTTTTCCCATGAAAGTCAAGATCAAGGTTTTTGTGTCATGAATGCAACCATTGGTCTCAGTCATTATCTTGAAGAGGAGTATCAAGACTATAAACATAGGGGCAAGACTTGAAatgaaacttattttttcttttaaaaaactaATACGTTTAGGAGAACTCAATAATCGAGTTTAGTTTCTGGGAGAATAACATAAATTTAAATGTAACTCAAATCAAATAATAAACAACAATGTACATATTAAGATGTTGGGTGGGGACGCAGAAGCTGCTTTTTACtatctaaaataaattaaattaagtatTGCTTCAAATGAAGCATCTTGTCAAATCCAAGTATAGCCTGGAGTCAACCGCTCTTACCTTGCTTCAAACCAACCCGTTGCAGGTAATGTTCTGCATCCAATGCTGCCATGCACCCTGCACCAATAATTTGATTTTCATTATCCTTTGGGAGAAAAAAGCTTTCGCTGCATAAATCTGATTCTAATTACATTATGCATATTGTATAACTAACACTTGATACTTTTAAGTCCAATATCCAACAAACATTGTCAAAACAACACATGTCATATCTCTTTGCAATTCGGGACTAAATCCACCCCCTTCAAACCCCACACAATGTAGGGTTTGAAGAAACTGAATAACTACACTACATATAAATGAGTAGAGTACTTTCTCCAAGTTACTCCTGTAATATGCCTAGTTTACTTCTAAAAGAAAAAACGAAATCGATGTAGAGGAACTATGATTTGTAAGTTCTAATACAAATCACAAAGTATGCATGGCCAAAATATAATTATCTTTAGCAGATGTAACTCTCCAAGAATTAAGAAAAAGTCCAAAAACTAGGATTATACTGGATGGTGCAATGCAATCAAGGTTCTAAAAATCTGCTATAACGATTGTGGGTTTTACTTAACATAAAGATTTTTTATCTCTCCATGACAATAACACAACAGTAATTGAGCTCGCATAACTCATATTTAACTGCGGTTTTCCACCATATCAAGCATTGTGATGCAATTATGATTTAAAACCTTGGGTCCAACACAGGGCATCAGAAACTATGCTGAGCAATATGCACCATTTATCTCTCCATGACAATAACACAACAGTAATTGAGCTTGCATAACTCATATTTAACTGCGGTTTTCCACCATATCAAGCATTGTGATGCAATTATGATTTAAAACCTTGGGTCCAACACAGGGCATCAGAAACTATGCTGAGCAATATGCACCATTTAATTCTACCAAATGTTTTtggtaaataaaaatgaaacacgttgaaaataaggGGTTCAAAGAaaacatgtttttcaaaacaaaatgttTCAAAGCCATGTATCATAATAACTTTGATATTGACAAAACAACAACGCAACCACAATTGAAACCGCAATGGCCGCATTTGATGGAAACTCTCTACAATATCAAGGATTGCAAATCAACATTTACAATGGCCGATACTTAAAACCTAGTATAGTAAATACTTGCTGCATTAATATAATTTCTTCAAAAACCTAAACCCACTTAGAAAACACACATTTCCCTAAACCCTAAATATCAGATAAGATCGATCTAACAATGTTTTATCAAATGAATATaatcaagaaacaaaaaaaagtacCAGTTCCAGCAGCAGTAATAGCTTGTCTATACTTCTTATCCTGCACATCACCGGCAGCAAAAACTCCATCAACACTTGTCACCGTAGTACCCGGCTTTGTCACAATGTAACCATCACAATCCAATTCAACTTGACCATCTAAAAACTTCGTAGCCGGTTCATGCCCAATCGCAAAGAACAAACCcgaaaccttcaaatcaaacacATCACCATTCACCAAATTCTTCACCTTGACTCCTCCAAGAACCCTCCCCTTTTCATCTCCATAAGCTCCAACAACCACTGAATTCCACAACACCTCAACCTTCGGATTCTTCATCACCCTACTTTGCATCATTTTACTAGCCCTAAACTCATCCCTCCTATGAATTATGTAAACTTTCGAACCGAATTTGCTGAGGAATGTAGCTTCCTCCATAGCGGTATCCCCGCCGCCGACAACCACTAAGGGTTTGTTTCGGAATATCGGAGCAGCGCCGTCACAGACCGCGCAGGCCGATATTCCGCGATTCCAGAATCCGTCAGGACCGTCACCAGAGCCTTCGAAAACCAACTTTTTCGCGATGGCTCCAGTGGCAATTACGACGGATTCGGCCTCCACCGTAGTGGAATCAGTTACAACTTGTAACGGCCTTTTAGAGAAATCTACCTTTGTAACTGTTTCGGTGATGATTTTGGCACCTAACCGATGTGATTGTTTACGGCAGCTGTCCATGAGTTCGGCACCAAGGATCCCATCCGGAAAACCCGGGAAATTCTCGACGTCAGTTGTGGTAGTGAGCTGACCTCCCGGAGCAGTATCGTTCGCCATCCATCCTTCGAACAGGATCGGCTTGAGCTCGGCTCGAGCGGCGTAAATGGCGGCTGTGTGAGCCGCAGGGCCACTTCCGATTATGCATAGCTTCGTTTTCAGTAACTTACGGCCGTTTGATTGGTCGGAGGAAGAATAGTAGGAAGAGTCGGTGTCGTCGGAAGAAGAGGTGGAAGTggcggaggaggaggaggaagatgTGGCGGCGATGGGGGCGGTAGCGGCGAGTCCTATGCCTATGAAGTTGCGGGCTCTTGTGAAGAACTTGGTTGCGAAAATTCCCATTTTCgaagtttctttgatttttgtttttataaatattaaattattttagtgGTGAAAAATGAAAAGGGTCAACACTATTAGAAAAGTTGAAAAGTATGTTAATTTTGTGCTTTGTTTTGTTGTTGAGCAAAAGAAGCTCTCATGGCGTAAACCTTGTAATTGTTCTTTGCTTTGTCCtcttttttaatttgttagttggctaagaattaaaaatgagttaaataattttttatagaagCTAAATAGTATTTTTATGGGTATGTGAGGATTTGTTATTAGTATGATATAATGAATTGCAAATAAGTTTTTGAGTGTCTTTAAAAGTATATTTAGTTTCTAACTCCTTTAActcaatttaatcttttgttttagtttcttaattaaaaaacattataaattagtcttttaatttcatttttgttacTCTATTTGATCACTTTCGTCAAATTCGGACAAAAAAGTGAAATTATGATGACGTGGATGTACAACAAGGCTCAAAGTCCAAATGTGAATCAACATGTATATTATAAAGTAAGGTTTCCACTAAAGTTTCTCAGATTAATGGTGTTCACCTTCTGAGAAACTTAAGTGAAAACCCTACTATATAGTATAAATGTTAAGTCACATTTGGACGAATAAGGATCGTCTCCTGCTTTTTTGGTTCTGCCACTCCACTCATACTGCCTATAATCTAGCAGTCAAGAAATTTCATAGAGAAAATACAATTTAAAAAATAGTACTTAAATTAAATCAATGGTTAGAATTGGAGCAGAACCAAAGGCAGCAGAGAAAGAAAAGGAGACAATCCTGGAACCATTTGGACCTTGAGCTTTGTTGTGCATCCACGTCACTATAACTTAACTTATTTGCCATAAAGTGATGGAATGGACCAAATAGTATAACAAAATTCAAGTTAAGGCACCAACTTATAATGCTTTTTAGTTAAGGGTCTAAAGAGGAATATTAAATTAAGTTAAGGGACTAAAACATGTATTAGGCTTTTTAGTTATAATTGTTCTGACCCAACTATATTGATCTTCGTCTGACCATTTGAAAGGAGTTGtaattctttcaaaaaaaattaacacaCCAGAATTGCTCTGCAGATAAGTATAACTCCAAAAACATTCAACGACTCTCCACAATTCATGTCTGACAAATAGCAGATTGTTATTTTCTCTCCACTATATATTGAGAGCACACCAATTAAGGTACTCTGTTTCTAATTTAATTCCAATTCATTCTTCTCTCTCACATGTTGACTTGAGTGTTGAATTGTTAACCTTGCAAGTCATCCTACTATTCGTTGTATCGGAAATGGAGATCCACTGTTATTCTCTATCTTTACTCCATTTTTGGTTTCAATACGAAACATTGTTGTCTATCGAAAATAGTGTTTGATTCTTGCGGTCTCCATGATCTCATGTTCGCTCTTTGATTTGTAAGTTCAAAACTTTCTTAGGCCATTGAATTGAGAGCTTTCAAAATCGCTTCGCTAGGAGATATGACGGGCGTTGTGATCAATGTTTTACTGATGACAGGATACAATGGGGGTCAATGTTTGGAATTTCATGTGGAGAAATGGCAAAGAGATATGCATTAGCCAAAAGGCTTttgattagtgcattttttacTCTGAAAGGAAGTTTGGATCTTATCTTCACGGATCTGGTGGAATTGATCATCAAGCTGAATACTTAAAAATCTCCATCTAGAATTGGCCGAACTTCGTCTTCACGCACGTCACATGAATCACATTGACTCTTCCCGGACCTTCATCTAACACCACTGAGGTGCTGAGGAGATTTTTCAGTATAACTTCGTGAATACTGCTTTCTTCTTTTAAGTCAGTGTTTAGTACAACTGGCTTCCCAACATCACCATGATATATTACTTTAAGGTGGACTGAGGAAGCCACGATATCCAGTTTCACCAAAAATTTCATGCCAATAATACCGCTGAAAGCACTCTTACACAGAACCACCTGGAAATTGAGGATTACCTTTCTTTCGCCTTCTCCTTCTCCAAGAGATAGTGGTAGATATGCCATTCCACAAGGATGAGTTACAAAATTGTTGAAGAATAGGAGACCTTTGTCGCATCATGGATTTATATCTAGTTCGTGGAGTCCAAACTTCTTGAGCGTATTGGTGTAAAGGACATTACACGAACTCTCGTCATCCACAAGGAAGCCTCATATTGTATGATCTTCCATGGTAGCTGTTATAACTATTGGCACCTCTACATTTGGAATTCCATATAATTTCTCGTGACCTCGAAATACTAACGTCGGTCTATCCTTGCTTTGTGATATGATATCATTCATTTCTTTGATAAGGCTCTTTGGTGATAGATCTCCATCACACGTTGCTTTCatgcaaatatcatcaatgataAAGGGTTGAGGCGGTGCAAGTTCAGATAATTCGGAAGATTTCTTCGATGTGATGCAAAAGGTTATTCTCTTCATCTTGTGGTGGCTTTAGTAGAGATCTAGCTTATAGATTGAGATTTATCTGATCTTGAGAATTAGAGGTCAATTCCCACAGATGACACAACTTATATGTATTGGAACCAAAATTGGTATTTATTAATGATGTATGACTCTTGAAATGGTGATGTTGATCTCTAATATAGTGGCACGGGATAGACCTATATGATTAACACTCCAACAGTCAAATCATTTAAGAGTCTAAGACGAGTGAAgtgaaaagtatatatatatagggttaaataagtttttggtccctataaatattgcagttttcatttttagtccctccctgcctttaggcaacgatttttacaaaaaaaaaccgttgccaaaaccagctaaaaccgttgccaaaatccgttagggactaaaaatgaaactgcaatatttatagggaccaaaaacttatttaaccctatctatctatctatctatctatatatatatatatatatatatatatatatatatatatatatatatatatatatatatatatatatatatatatatatataagaaatgcttcaaaataatttttttttatctcaCCACCAACCGGGCTCTGATACTAGCAGTAAAGGCGTTaatgaaaataatattattaacagTAAATATAATAAAGGTAAACATAATGGTGGaaatagtataaaatataaaGATAATATCATAGATTAATTGTAAGCATAAATATAATGATAGATGCGGAAGAAGtgttgaaaatattaaaagacgTGATTTTATTTATGCAAAATACTTACAAAGGATGAAAAATCAAGAATTTCAAGTTCTAAGACTGAAAACTCTAATGCCTTTTACAACATACAAATAATCCTTTTATAGACAAGGATCCACACGGACTtgaaactaaaataaattttagcATAAACTTTTACAGAAAAGGTAATGACCCACATGGCCTGAATAATTGAAGTAAAACAAAAACTTTAATAAAGTAGAGTTATTAATTcaaaagaaagtttgaatggaagATAATTGAGGCCAACATGGGGGCTTAGTTATCCTTTTGCTCTTATCTTCACCACAGTTGATTTTATCTTCAAATAATGCTGACAAGTAAAATCTTCATAATCTTATCTTCAACATAATTGAATATCTTTGAAATAATTGAATTCTCTATAGAGTTCGGACCATCAAAGGTCTATAACTCTATAACAATCATCTTCGTTAATATTTTCATAAGTGCTAGAAGCACTATCACTTTCAGATAAAACAGTCATAACTTCTTTAATCTTGCTTAATAATTCTTAATGGCATGAAGCAACAAATAAAGAGGCAAATAATATTGATTGATCTAACAATAAAATATGTATCTTATGTAGAGATGTCCTTTTCCTTACAAAGACCAGGATGAGACTTGAACCAAATATCTAATCTTAATGGAGAAAGCAATTCtatattaaactttgacaccaaTTAACATAAAATTTCTTGACTAATAAAGTGGAAGAGGACCCTTCCCATAATGGCTCAGTTGAAAAAGTCCAGGATGAAATCCACGTAATTCCAAAAACAACACCGAAACATAATAAAAACTTGTAATGAGAACAAGTAGTCTTTTCTGTAAAATTGTTGAATGCTTAGAGGCATAATTAGGAAATATTTCTAAAATTGGCCTAACAATTGGAACCACTGGATAAACCAATTAGGTAAGCTTAGTGAAATATCTATGTTAAACCATATAAACCAAGTGTAGTTAAAAGGTTCAATAGACAAAAAATTGAGTGAAGCATCCATGTAATCAAAGTAAGAATAGCATTGTGGGGTTAAGGTTCTAGAAAAAGATTTTAATTCTGATGGAGGTTGCATTCAATCAGAAGGAGACAATACcttattaattttgaatttagagaACTTAATTTTAGATTCATCATTTTAATCTATCTGATGGGTAAGAGTAATAGACTCAGAATCTACCAAGATAAATTCGTAGAATTTTATGTCTTAGATGGATATTTAGGAATGAAGAAAACCCGTAGGGAAAATTCTTGAAATATTTTGTAATAGCGACAAATTTGGAGGACAGTAAACTATTTCTAAATGTAATATTGGTAGAGATAAATCTTTAATAATAAAAGGATCTTGGTAAGGAAGGAGGAGTATAATAGGCTAATTTAGATGGGTGAGCTTTCTGAATAGTTAACGGGCTAGTAATTTGAGAGGTAAAAGCTAATGGATTTAATAAAAGTAGGCTTAATAGTTGTCATGGGAGTAGAAATAATAGGATTCAAAATGGCGTTAATGTTCCGGTTATTCAACAATCTatcttagatgataggtttcatGTTTTTATGGTGGCACTATTGGGAGGAGACAAAATCTTTTTGTATTTTACGGGCAAGACGGAGGTGATGTCAGTTTTTAATAAAGCGGCTTATTTTTTAGGTCTTTTGTGTGTGATTGTCGTGCTTGGTCGAAGGATGGTGAATTGGTTTATGAAATACGGGTGTGGGTTTGTTATTATGGTATATCGTTACATGCATGAAATGTGAGGTTCTTTGGGGAACTTGTTGCGGTTAAAGGAAGATTGTTGAAAATCGATTAATGCACTATTAATAAATTATGGTTGGATTATGCTCGTATTTTGATCACTACAAAATTGATGGGGGAAATAAAAGAGGTAAATGATTTTTGGGTTGACGGGAATAAATATCCTATTAGATTTGTGGAGGATCTAGAGTCGGGCTTAGCAGATGACGCATGTTTAGTTGAGTATGAGGAGGAAAATGAGTCTCAGGGTACCGAACTGAGCTGCGAATTTCAAGATGCGCCCTTTTATGATAATCTTATGAATCAACTCCACGATGATTAGTTAGCAACTGCAAATGAAATGCGAAGGGGCGATGAGGAGCTCAGCAGCCTCAAGAAGGTATAAAGTTGAAGTATAAGTTTATTTTTAGTGGAGATTCTAGGAAGCTTAATTTTTGGTATCCGCTGATTGATCGTATCAAAAGAAGATTGTCAGGGTGGAAGAGTCACTTACTCTCTAAGGGGGGGTTCGTCTTATTCTTATTAAGTTTGTCATGTTCTCCATTACGCTCTACTTTCTTTCCTTCTTCAAAGCACCCTCAAGTATAATATCTTCTATTCAATCTATTTTTAATGCAGTTATATGAGGAGGGAGTTAGGAATAATAGGCCACAACCTTGGGATGCATCTATTGATCCCAAATTGATCCTTGAGATCATCAATCGTAGTTTCGTGGGCTTGGTGGTTTTTTGAAAAATGTCCGATTGACTTTTAACACTGTTTGGTTCGCGGTGGTTTGGGTTATCTAGAAAGAGCGAGATAGGCGTACCTTC encodes:
- the LOC131641383 gene encoding thioredoxin reductase NTRB-like is translated as MGIFATKFFTRARNFIGIGLAATAPIAATSSSSSSATSTSSSDDTDSSYYSSSDQSNGRKLLKTKLCIIGSGPAAHTAAIYAARAELKPILFEGWMANDTAPGGQLTTTTDVENFPGFPDGILGAELMDSCRKQSHRLGAKIITETVTKVDFSKRPLQVVTDSTTVEAESVVIATGAIAKKLVFEGSGDGPDGFWNRGISACAVCDGAAPIFRNKPLVVVGGGDTAMEEATFLSKFGSKVYIIHRRDEFRASKMMQSRVMKNPKVEVLWNSVVVGAYGDEKGRVLGGVKVKNLVNGDVFDLKVSGLFFAIGHEPATKFLDGQVELDCDGYIVTKPGTTVTSVDGVFAAGDVQDKKYRQAITAAGTGCMAALDAEHYLQRVGLKQGKSG